In Cupriavidus taiwanensis, the following proteins share a genomic window:
- a CDS encoding branched-chain amino acid ABC transporter substrate-binding protein, which yields MSSTFHKTAMTVALTLAGLTAASAAFAQAQEIKLGYAGPMTGGQAQYGKDMQNGIILAIEDMNATKPKIGGKEVKFVLVSEDDQADPKTGSVVAQKLVDNGIQGMLGHFNSGTTIPASMVYNRAGIPQIAMATAPEYTKQGFKTTFRMMTSDTQQGSVIGAFVVKKLGAKNIAIVDDRTAYGQGLADEFEKAAKAAGGKIVRREFTNDKAVDFKAVLTNIKRSNPDIIFYGGAETQSAPMAKQVKELGMKAPLVSGEMSKTDNFLKLAGPAAEGTVVSLAGLPLDQMPGGAAYEKKYEKRFGSKVQTYSPYAYDGATAMMTAMVKAGSTDPARYLPVLAATNMQGVTTKTLAYDARGDLKDGGITVYKVVGGKWTVLETVGGK from the coding sequence ATGAGCTCGACTTTCCACAAGACGGCAATGACCGTTGCCCTGACCCTGGCCGGCCTGACCGCCGCCTCCGCCGCGTTCGCGCAGGCGCAGGAAATCAAGCTGGGCTACGCCGGCCCGATGACCGGCGGCCAGGCGCAGTACGGCAAGGACATGCAGAACGGCATCATCCTCGCGATCGAGGACATGAACGCCACCAAGCCCAAGATCGGCGGCAAGGAAGTCAAGTTCGTGCTGGTTTCCGAAGACGACCAGGCCGATCCCAAGACCGGCTCGGTGGTCGCGCAGAAGCTGGTGGATAACGGCATCCAGGGCATGCTGGGTCACTTCAACTCCGGCACCACGATCCCGGCGTCGATGGTCTACAACCGCGCCGGCATTCCGCAGATCGCCATGGCGACCGCGCCGGAATACACCAAGCAGGGCTTCAAGACCACCTTCCGCATGATGACCTCCGACACCCAGCAGGGTTCGGTGATCGGCGCCTTCGTGGTGAAGAAGCTGGGCGCGAAGAACATCGCCATCGTCGATGACCGCACCGCCTACGGCCAGGGTCTGGCCGACGAGTTCGAGAAGGCCGCCAAGGCCGCCGGCGGCAAGATCGTGCGCCGCGAGTTCACCAACGACAAGGCGGTGGACTTCAAGGCCGTGCTGACCAACATCAAGCGCAGCAACCCGGACATCATCTTCTACGGCGGCGCCGAGACCCAGTCCGCGCCGATGGCCAAGCAGGTCAAGGAACTGGGCATGAAGGCCCCGCTGGTGTCGGGCGAAATGTCCAAGACCGACAACTTCCTGAAGCTGGCCGGCCCCGCCGCCGAAGGCACCGTGGTGTCGCTGGCCGGCCTGCCGCTGGACCAGATGCCCGGCGGCGCCGCATACGAGAAGAAGTACGAGAAGCGCTTCGGCTCCAAGGTCCAGACCTATTCGCCGTACGCCTACGACGGCGCCACCGCGATGATGACGGCCATGGTCAAGGCAGGCTCGACCGACCCGGCGCGCTACCTGCCGGTGCTGGCCGCCACCAATATGCAGGGCGTGACCACCAAGACGCTGGCGTATGACGCGCGCGGCGACCTGAAGGACGGCGGCATCACGGTCTACAAGGTCGTGGGCGGCAAGTGGACTGTGCTGGAGACGGTTGGCGGCAAGTAA
- the hemE gene encoding uroporphyrinogen decarboxylase: MTALQNDTFLRALRRQPTEYTPLWLMRQAGRYLPEYNATRARAGSFLGLAKNPAYATEVTLQPLDRYPLDAAILFSDILTVPDAMGLGLSFAQGEGPRFAHPLRTEADVQKLAVPDMASLQYVFDAVGEIRRALVQDGRQRVPLIGFSGSPWTLACYMVEGGGSDDFRTVKAMMYGRPDLMHRILDINAQAVTAYLNAQIEAGAQAVMIFDTWGGALADGMYQAFSLAYMRRVLSGLKREHAGQQVPAIVFTKGGGLWLEALADTGADAIGLDWTVNLAEARRRTGGRVALQGNIDPTVLFAPEAAIREQVRGVLDSYAAGGGSDGHVFNLGHGISQFTPPESVSVLVDEVHRHSRQLRATGK, translated from the coding sequence ATGACCGCACTGCAGAACGATACCTTCCTGCGCGCGCTGCGCCGCCAGCCGACCGAATACACGCCGCTGTGGCTGATGCGCCAGGCAGGCCGCTACCTGCCCGAGTACAACGCCACGCGCGCGCGCGCCGGCAGCTTCCTCGGGCTGGCCAAGAACCCGGCCTACGCCACCGAAGTGACACTGCAGCCGCTGGACCGCTATCCGCTCGACGCGGCCATCCTGTTCTCTGACATCCTGACGGTGCCGGATGCGATGGGCCTGGGCCTGTCGTTCGCCCAGGGCGAGGGCCCGCGCTTCGCCCATCCGCTGCGCACCGAAGCCGACGTGCAGAAGCTGGCCGTGCCCGACATGGCATCGCTGCAATACGTGTTCGACGCCGTGGGCGAGATCCGCCGCGCGCTGGTGCAGGACGGCCGCCAGCGCGTGCCGTTGATCGGCTTCTCGGGCAGCCCCTGGACGCTGGCCTGCTACATGGTCGAGGGCGGCGGCTCGGACGACTTCCGCACGGTCAAGGCGATGATGTACGGCCGTCCCGACCTGATGCACCGCATCCTCGACATCAATGCGCAGGCGGTCACGGCGTACCTGAACGCGCAGATCGAGGCTGGCGCGCAGGCGGTGATGATTTTCGACACCTGGGGCGGAGCGCTCGCCGACGGCATGTACCAGGCGTTCTCGCTGGCGTACATGCGCCGCGTGCTGTCCGGCCTGAAGCGCGAGCACGCCGGACAGCAAGTGCCCGCGATCGTCTTTACCAAGGGCGGCGGCCTGTGGCTGGAAGCGCTGGCCGACACCGGCGCCGATGCCATCGGGCTGGACTGGACCGTCAACCTGGCCGAAGCGCGCCGGCGCACCGGCGGCCGCGTGGCACTGCAGGGCAATATCGACCCGACCGTCCTGTTTGCGCCCGAGGCCGCGATCCGCGAGCAGGTGCGTGGCGTACTGGACAGCTATGCCGCCGGCGGCGGCAGCGACGGCCATGTCTTCAACCTCGGCCACGGGATTTCGCAATTCACGCCGCCGGAAAGCGTCTCGGTGCTTGTCGACGAAGTACACCGGCACAGCCGCCAGCTGCGGGCAACCGGGAAGTGA
- a CDS encoding tetratricopeptide repeat protein has translation MSEQEASYDHAIGLANQGRFAEALQIADQLSLARPEVVDFVTLRARLHFDNGDAGAALAVLDEALARLDTLPLQPPHRWVSRGVIAHRYGAMLMSLGRDAEARPWLHEAAQRSGLLTGEWAAHFHAGLAALRLGDMAGAARYWYDLMVRNPDLGADDIAPLVTDYIARTEAAGVPAEPLMRVCLGRIALDNPHLLELDAAAGDAVAADQAARVLAEHPDHPEARRLRAPLRHGVGDLQGALEDLGVYLRQVPDPQSQVRELAWRHQLAQRGDGTAAASAEPEPWLRFTLTDQSDDGAGYYRASMALGEFIDDVPAAEAALRPLLVQAGRAGVARFDQYFATGQGDAAGHGGNADPHLYSLLCRLLARSLPADAAHADERIALHRQGMAASEFIEHWIDLLDCHADARQHQKVAELAGEVLNRYPLERNPADVTWAFSRMIAAWKALGGAEPTEAARAAMAHMDARLDALPVEARSEAAHPMAHARAYYAALLQARMAGMDEHDRTDALAEIETQQRRALLVEDAWLYNRFGQVWRDLGEPERALPLFEQAVALTEGDPQDQAGPRVQRGLVHNAAGRHDAALADFVTAFAARDDWDAEVYLRAVQSALGQGQREAALGYFDQARARGAAQGTTRTLYGQVEAALKATRPVWKMWGV, from the coding sequence GTGTCCGAGCAGGAAGCCAGCTACGACCACGCCATCGGGCTAGCCAACCAGGGGCGCTTCGCCGAAGCGCTGCAGATTGCCGACCAGCTGTCGCTGGCGCGCCCCGAGGTGGTGGATTTCGTCACGCTGCGGGCGCGGCTGCACTTTGACAACGGCGATGCCGGCGCCGCGCTGGCGGTGCTGGACGAGGCGCTGGCGCGGCTCGACACGCTGCCGCTGCAGCCGCCGCACCGCTGGGTCTCGCGCGGGGTGATCGCGCACCGCTACGGCGCCATGCTGATGAGCCTGGGCCGCGATGCCGAGGCCCGCCCCTGGCTGCACGAGGCCGCGCAGCGCAGCGGCCTGCTGACCGGCGAATGGGCCGCGCATTTCCACGCCGGCCTGGCGGCGCTGCGGCTCGGCGACATGGCCGGCGCCGCGCGCTACTGGTACGACCTGATGGTGCGCAACCCCGACCTGGGTGCCGACGATATCGCGCCGCTGGTAACGGACTACATCGCCCGCACCGAGGCTGCCGGCGTGCCGGCGGAGCCGTTGATGCGCGTCTGCCTGGGCCGGATCGCGCTGGACAACCCGCATCTGCTGGAGCTCGATGCCGCGGCCGGCGATGCCGTCGCCGCCGACCAGGCCGCGCGCGTGCTGGCCGAGCACCCCGACCACCCCGAGGCGCGCCGGCTGCGCGCGCCGCTGCGCCATGGCGTCGGTGACCTGCAAGGCGCGCTCGAAGACCTCGGCGTCTACCTGCGCCAGGTGCCCGACCCGCAGAGCCAGGTACGCGAGCTGGCCTGGCGCCACCAGCTGGCGCAGCGCGGCGACGGCACTGCCGCGGCCTCCGCCGAACCCGAGCCGTGGCTGCGCTTCACGCTAACCGACCAGTCCGACGACGGCGCCGGCTACTACCGCGCCTCGATGGCGCTGGGCGAATTCATCGACGACGTGCCCGCCGCCGAGGCCGCGCTGCGACCGCTGCTGGTGCAGGCCGGACGCGCGGGCGTGGCGCGCTTCGACCAGTACTTTGCCACGGGCCAGGGCGACGCCGCCGGCCATGGCGGCAATGCCGACCCCCATCTCTATTCGCTGCTGTGCCGGCTGCTGGCACGCAGCCTGCCGGCCGACGCCGCGCATGCCGACGAGCGCATCGCGCTGCACCGCCAGGGCATGGCCGCGAGCGAGTTCATCGAGCACTGGATCGACCTGCTCGATTGCCACGCCGACGCGCGCCAGCACCAGAAGGTGGCGGAACTGGCGGGCGAGGTGCTCAACCGCTATCCGCTCGAGCGCAACCCGGCCGACGTGACCTGGGCCTTCAGCCGCATGATCGCCGCCTGGAAGGCGCTCGGCGGCGCCGAGCCGACCGAGGCCGCGCGCGCCGCGATGGCGCACATGGATGCGCGCCTGGACGCGCTGCCGGTGGAAGCCCGCAGCGAGGCCGCGCACCCGATGGCGCATGCGCGTGCCTACTATGCCGCGCTGCTGCAGGCCCGCATGGCCGGCATGGACGAGCACGACCGCACCGACGCGCTGGCCGAGATCGAGACCCAGCAGCGCCGCGCGCTGCTGGTGGAAGACGCCTGGCTGTACAACCGTTTCGGCCAGGTCTGGCGCGACCTGGGCGAGCCCGAGCGCGCGCTGCCGCTGTTCGAGCAGGCGGTGGCGCTGACCGAGGGCGATCCGCAGGACCAGGCCGGCCCGCGCGTGCAGCGCGGCCTGGTGCACAACGCCGCGGGCCGCCACGACGCCGCGCTCGCGGACTTCGTCACGGCCTTCGCCGCGCGTGACGACTGGGACGCCGAGGTGTACCTGCGCGCGGTGCAGTCCGCACTCGGACAGGGCCAGCGTGAAGCCGCGCTGGGCTACTTCGACCAGGCGCGTGCCCGCGGTGCGGCGCAGGGCACAACGCGCACGCTGTACGGCCAGGTCGAGGCGGCGTTGAAGGCCACCCGCCCGGTGTGGAAGATGTGGGGCGTCTGA
- a CDS encoding primosomal protein N', producing the protein MLPDSGALLPESTAPAAARVALSSPPVIRVALDTPADDCFDYLAIADIAPGDLVEVPFGRRSMVGVALEFAQDSEVPVDKLRPVAQRLDWLPPLQPDWIGLAAFAARYYQRRLGEVMLPALPPALREAESWPSLAQRARTDEYRVLPDQAEALLAAVPPRARSVRALAQALADRAATGEPLPLAEARALCAAAPSRLAEWQAAGLVEASRTARTLLPTDPTQPPSAAPPLHDEQRAAVQAIADAEGFAPFLLHGVTGSGKTEVYLHAMQSVLARDPRAQVLMLVPEINLTPQLQSRIAARFPQLPLAVLHSGLADQERSLQWLAAHRGEARIVLGTRMAVMASLPALALIVVDEEHDTSYKQQEGLRYSARDLAVWRAKQRGIAVVLGSATPSMETWWRAGQGTYRKLVLRERAQADAALPAVRLVDLNHERQRQRALFEGLSVPLLEAIDARLARGEQSLLFLNRRGYAPVIACDSCGWLSGCPRCSAYLVLHRPERRLRCHHCGLESPVPHHCPDCGNVDIAPLGRGTQRIEEALAARFPQARIARIDADSTRRKGSAQAMFDEVHAGEVDILVGTQMVAKGHDFQRVTLVGIVHPDAAMFSHDFRAAEHLFASLMQVAGRAGRAGLPGEVLIQTRYPDTPALQALTRHDYDGFAASQLRERRQAGLPPFCFQVLVTAEHGQLERALQFLEAARRHAERWTLAPEVQLHDPVPMSMVRVFNRERAQMLVEASARPVLQRFVAEWVQTFAEVGTEVKGVRWQLEIDPLRI; encoded by the coding sequence ATGCTGCCCGATAGCGGCGCCCTCCTTCCGGAGTCCACGGCGCCAGCCGCCGCACGGGTGGCGCTGTCGTCGCCGCCGGTGATACGGGTTGCCCTCGACACGCCCGCCGACGACTGCTTCGACTACCTCGCCATCGCCGACATCGCGCCCGGGGACCTGGTAGAGGTGCCGTTTGGCCGCCGCAGCATGGTCGGCGTCGCGCTCGAATTCGCGCAAGACTCGGAAGTGCCTGTGGACAAGTTGCGCCCCGTGGCGCAACGGCTGGACTGGCTGCCGCCGCTGCAGCCGGACTGGATCGGGCTGGCAGCCTTTGCCGCGCGCTACTATCAGCGCCGGCTCGGCGAAGTGATGCTGCCGGCCTTGCCGCCCGCCCTGCGCGAGGCCGAAAGCTGGCCCAGCCTGGCGCAGCGCGCCCGCACCGACGAATACCGCGTGCTGCCGGACCAGGCCGAGGCCTTGCTGGCGGCCGTGCCGCCCCGCGCCCGCAGCGTGCGGGCACTGGCCCAGGCGCTGGCCGACCGCGCCGCCACGGGCGAGCCGCTGCCCCTGGCGGAAGCGCGTGCCCTCTGTGCCGCGGCACCGTCGCGGCTGGCCGAATGGCAGGCCGCAGGCTTGGTCGAGGCCAGCCGCACCGCGCGCACCTTGTTGCCGACCGACCCCACCCAGCCGCCGTCGGCCGCGCCGCCGCTGCATGACGAGCAGCGCGCCGCGGTGCAGGCCATCGCCGACGCCGAAGGCTTTGCCCCGTTCCTGCTGCACGGCGTGACCGGCAGCGGCAAGACCGAGGTCTACCTGCATGCGATGCAGTCGGTGCTGGCGCGCGACCCGCGGGCCCAGGTGCTGATGCTGGTGCCGGAAATCAACCTGACCCCGCAGCTGCAAAGCCGCATTGCCGCGCGCTTCCCGCAGTTGCCGCTGGCGGTGCTGCACAGCGGCCTGGCCGACCAGGAGCGCAGCCTGCAGTGGCTCGCGGCGCACCGCGGCGAGGCCCGCATCGTGCTGGGCACGCGCATGGCGGTGATGGCGTCGCTGCCGGCGCTGGCGCTGATCGTGGTCGACGAGGAGCACGACACCTCCTACAAGCAGCAGGAAGGGCTGCGCTACTCCGCGCGCGACCTGGCCGTGTGGCGGGCCAAGCAGCGCGGCATCGCGGTGGTGCTGGGTTCGGCCACGCCGTCGATGGAAACCTGGTGGCGGGCCGGGCAGGGCACCTACCGCAAGCTGGTGCTGCGCGAGCGCGCCCAGGCCGATGCGGCGCTGCCGGCGGTGCGGCTGGTCGACCTGAACCACGAGCGCCAGCGCCAGCGCGCCCTGTTCGAGGGCCTGTCGGTGCCGCTGCTGGAGGCCATCGACGCGCGCCTGGCGCGCGGCGAGCAGAGCCTGCTGTTCCTGAACCGCCGCGGCTATGCGCCGGTGATTGCCTGCGACAGCTGCGGCTGGCTGTCGGGTTGCCCGCGCTGCTCGGCGTACCTGGTGCTGCACAGGCCCGAACGTCGCCTGCGCTGCCACCACTGCGGCCTCGAGTCGCCGGTGCCGCACCACTGCCCGGATTGCGGCAATGTCGATATCGCACCGCTGGGGCGTGGCACGCAGCGCATCGAAGAGGCCTTGGCGGCGCGCTTCCCGCAGGCGCGCATCGCCCGTATCGATGCCGATTCCACGCGCCGCAAGGGCAGCGCACAGGCCATGTTCGACGAGGTCCATGCCGGTGAAGTCGACATCCTGGTGGGCACCCAGATGGTGGCCAAGGGGCACGACTTCCAGCGCGTGACCCTGGTCGGCATCGTGCATCCGGACGCGGCCATGTTCAGCCACGACTTCCGCGCCGCCGAGCATTTGTTTGCATCGCTGATGCAGGTGGCGGGCAGGGCGGGGCGGGCCGGGTTGCCGGGCGAGGTGCTGATCCAGACCCGCTATCCCGATACCCCGGCATTGCAGGCCCTGACGCGCCATGACTATGATGGATTCGCGGCCAGCCAGTTGCGCGAGCGGCGCCAGGCCGGGTTGCCCCCGTTCTGCTTCCAGGTGCTGGTCACCGCGGAACACGGGCAGCTGGAGCGGGCGCTGCAGTTCCTGGAAGCCGCGCGCCGGCATGCCGAACGCTGGACCCTGGCGCCGGAGGTGCAACTGCATGATCCGGTGCCGATGTCGATGGTGCGGGTGTTCAACCGCGAGCGTGCCCAGATGCTGGTCGAAGCCAGCGCGCGCCCTGTACTGCAACGGTTTGTGGCCGAGTGGGTACAGACTTTCGCAGAGGTTGGCACGGAGGTGAAGGGGGTGCGCTGGCAGTTGGAAATCGACCCGTTGCGGATCTAG
- the putA gene encoding trifunctional transcriptional regulator/proline dehydrogenase/L-glutamate gamma-semialdehyde dehydrogenase produces MATTTLGVKLDDASRDRLKRVAQSIDRTPHWLIKQAIFCYLEQIERGHLPYEAGAAGAEGEGSDGADALHGDGAPQPFLEFAQSIQPQSVLRAAITSAYRRPETDCVPVLLEQARLPQQQAEAAIKMAKALATRLREQKVGTGREGLVQGLIQEFSLSSQEGVALMCLAEALLRIPDKATRDALIRDKISGANWQSHLGQSPSLFVNAATWGLLLTGKLVATHTESGLTKALTRIIGKGGEPLIRKGVDMAMRLMGEQFVTGETISEALANARRYEAEGFRYSYDMLGEAAMTEADAARYLASYQQAIHAIGQASRGRGIYEGPGISIKLSALHPRYSRAQHERVVGELYERLKSLTLLARQYDIGINIDAEEADRLEISLDLLERLCFEPELAGWNGIGFVVQGYQKRCPFVIDYLIDLARRSRHRLMIRLVKGAYWDSEIKRAQVEGLEGYPVYTRKVYTDVSYIACARKLLSVPDAIYPQFATHNAHTLSAIYQIAGHSYYPGQYEFQCLHGMGEPLYDQVVGPTADGKYNRPCRIYAPVGTHETLLAYLVRRLLENGANTSFVNRIADDTISLDELVADPVAVVEAMHRDEGVLGLPHPRIPSPRTLYGKSRPNSAGIDLANEHRLASLSSALLAGTGERLVAEPMLGAEVARAADAITTPVLNPADHRDVVGHVIEAGKAEVDAALQAAVNAAPIWQATPPDVRAAALERTADLMEAQMQSLMGIIMREAGKTFSNAIAEVREAVDFLRYYAAEVRRGFDNETHRPLGPVVCISPWNFPLAIFTGQVAAALAAGNPVLAKPAEQTPLIAAAAVRLLREAGVPAGAVQLLPGRGETVGAALVGDARVKGVMFTGSTEVARILQRNVAGRLDAAGRPIPLIAETGGQNAMIVDSSALAEQVVGDVVNSAFDSAGQRCSALRVLCLQEDVAERVLEMLKGAMQELNMGNPDRLSTDVGPVIDEEARAGIVRHIDAMRAKGRRVHQADPNAAQGASCRHGTFVPPTLIELDSIEELKREVFGPVLHVVRFPRAALDTMVSQINGTGYGLTLGIHTRIDETISFIVSRAQVGNLYVNRNIVGAVVGVQPFGGEALSGTGPKAGGPLYLHRLLSVCPQDAVARSVRAADVNAGAGGAQTVGPDDEAVRATEAFREWARREQPEVAGACERFAEASASGLAVTLAGPTGERNTYTLLARERVLCLAAQEADLALQLGAVLTVGAEAVWPENPVARGLFARLPKGVQSRVRMVADWTAADTAIDAVLHHGDSDQLRTVCEQVAARPGPIIGVQGLAQGERNIALDRLLIERSLSVNTAAAGGNASLMTIG; encoded by the coding sequence ATGGCCACCACCACCCTTGGCGTCAAGCTCGATGACGCCTCGCGCGACCGCCTCAAGCGCGTCGCCCAATCCATCGACCGCACCCCGCACTGGCTGATCAAGCAGGCCATCTTCTGCTACCTCGAGCAGATCGAGCGCGGCCACCTGCCGTACGAAGCCGGCGCGGCCGGGGCCGAGGGCGAGGGCAGCGACGGCGCCGATGCGCTCCATGGCGACGGCGCACCGCAGCCGTTCCTGGAATTTGCGCAGAGCATCCAGCCACAGTCGGTGCTGCGCGCCGCCATCACTTCCGCCTATCGCCGCCCGGAAACCGATTGTGTGCCGGTGCTGCTGGAGCAGGCGCGCCTGCCGCAGCAGCAGGCCGAGGCCGCCATCAAGATGGCCAAGGCACTGGCGACGCGCTTGCGCGAGCAGAAGGTCGGCACCGGGCGCGAGGGCCTGGTGCAGGGGCTGATCCAGGAATTCTCGCTGTCGTCGCAGGAAGGCGTGGCGCTGATGTGCCTGGCCGAGGCGCTGCTGCGCATTCCCGACAAGGCCACGCGCGATGCGCTGATCCGCGACAAGATCAGCGGCGCCAACTGGCAGTCGCACCTGGGCCAGAGCCCGTCGCTGTTCGTCAACGCCGCCACCTGGGGCCTGCTGCTGACCGGCAAGCTGGTCGCCACCCATACCGAATCGGGGCTGACCAAGGCGCTGACGCGCATCATCGGCAAGGGCGGCGAGCCGCTGATCCGCAAGGGCGTGGACATGGCGATGCGCCTGATGGGCGAGCAGTTCGTCACCGGTGAGACCATTTCCGAGGCGCTCGCCAATGCGCGCCGCTACGAGGCCGAGGGCTTCCGCTATTCGTACGACATGCTGGGCGAAGCGGCCATGACCGAGGCCGATGCCGCGCGCTACCTGGCCTCGTACCAGCAGGCCATCCACGCCATCGGCCAGGCCTCGCGCGGCCGCGGCATCTATGAAGGCCCGGGCATCTCGATCAAGCTGTCGGCGCTGCACCCCCGCTACAGCCGCGCGCAGCACGAGCGCGTGGTGGGCGAACTGTACGAGCGCCTGAAGTCGCTGACGCTGCTGGCGCGCCAGTATGACATCGGCATCAATATCGACGCCGAGGAGGCCGACCGCCTCGAGATCTCGCTGGACCTGCTCGAGCGCCTGTGCTTCGAGCCCGAGCTGGCCGGCTGGAACGGCATCGGCTTCGTGGTGCAGGGCTACCAGAAGCGCTGCCCGTTCGTGATCGACTACCTGATCGACCTGGCCCGCCGCAGCCGCCACCGCCTGATGATCCGCCTGGTCAAGGGCGCCTACTGGGACAGCGAGATCAAGCGCGCCCAGGTGGAAGGGCTGGAAGGCTATCCGGTCTATACGCGCAAGGTCTACACCGATGTGTCGTACATCGCCTGCGCGCGCAAGCTGCTGTCGGTGCCGGACGCGATCTACCCGCAGTTCGCCACGCACAACGCGCACACGCTGTCGGCCATCTACCAGATCGCCGGGCACAGCTACTACCCCGGCCAGTATGAGTTCCAGTGCCTGCACGGCATGGGCGAGCCGCTCTACGACCAGGTGGTGGGCCCCACCGCCGACGGCAAGTACAACCGGCCCTGCCGCATCTACGCGCCGGTCGGCACGCATGAAACGCTGCTGGCCTACCTGGTGCGCCGGCTGCTGGAGAACGGCGCCAACACCTCGTTCGTCAACCGCATTGCCGACGACACCATCTCGCTGGATGAACTGGTTGCCGATCCGGTGGCCGTGGTCGAGGCCATGCATCGCGATGAAGGCGTGCTCGGCCTGCCGCACCCGCGCATTCCGTCGCCGCGCACGCTGTATGGCAAGAGCCGGCCCAACTCGGCCGGCATCGACCTGGCCAACGAGCATCGGCTGGCGTCGCTGTCGTCGGCGCTGCTGGCCGGCACCGGCGAGCGTCTGGTGGCCGAGCCGATGCTGGGCGCCGAAGTGGCGCGCGCCGCCGATGCCATCACCACGCCGGTACTGAATCCGGCCGATCACCGCGACGTTGTCGGCCATGTCATCGAAGCCGGCAAGGCCGAGGTCGACGCCGCGCTGCAGGCCGCGGTCAATGCCGCGCCGATCTGGCAGGCGACGCCGCCGGACGTGCGCGCCGCCGCGCTGGAGCGCACCGCCGACCTGATGGAAGCCCAGATGCAGTCGCTGATGGGCATCATCATGCGCGAGGCCGGCAAGACCTTCTCCAATGCCATCGCCGAAGTGCGCGAGGCGGTGGACTTCCTGCGCTACTACGCCGCCGAGGTGCGCCGCGGCTTCGACAACGAGACCCATCGCCCGCTCGGTCCGGTGGTCTGCATCAGCCCGTGGAACTTCCCGCTGGCGATCTTCACCGGCCAGGTGGCTGCCGCGCTGGCGGCGGGCAACCCGGTGCTGGCCAAACCGGCTGAGCAGACCCCGCTGATCGCCGCCGCCGCGGTGAGGCTGCTGCGCGAGGCCGGCGTGCCGGCCGGCGCGGTGCAGCTGCTGCCGGGCCGCGGCGAGACCGTCGGCGCCGCGCTGGTGGGCGATGCCCGCGTCAAGGGCGTGATGTTCACCGGCTCGACCGAGGTCGCGCGCATCCTGCAGCGCAATGTCGCCGGGCGCCTGGACGCCGCCGGCCGCCCGATTCCGCTGATTGCCGAAACCGGCGGCCAGAACGCGATGATCGTCGACTCCTCGGCGCTGGCCGAGCAGGTGGTCGGCGACGTGGTCAACTCCGCCTTCGACTCGGCCGGCCAGCGCTGTTCGGCGCTGCGCGTGCTGTGCCTGCAGGAGGACGTGGCCGAGCGCGTGCTGGAAATGCTCAAGGGCGCGATGCAGGAACTGAACATGGGCAATCCGGACCGCCTGTCGACCGACGTCGGCCCGGTGATCGACGAAGAGGCGCGCGCCGGCATCGTGCGCCATATCGATGCGATGCGCGCCAAGGGCCGCCGCGTCCACCAGGCCGATCCCAACGCGGCGCAGGGCGCCAGCTGCCGCCATGGCACCTTCGTGCCGCCGACGCTGATCGAGCTGGACAGCATCGAGGAACTCAAGCGCGAGGTCTTCGGCCCGGTGCTGCACGTGGTGCGGTTCCCGCGCGCGGCGCTGGATACCATGGTCAGCCAGATCAACGGCACCGGCTATGGCCTGACGCTGGGCATCCATACCCGCATCGACGAGACCATCTCGTTCATCGTCAGCCGGGCGCAGGTGGGCAACCTGTATGTGAACCGCAATATCGTCGGCGCGGTGGTGGGGGTGCAGCCGTTCGGCGGCGAGGCGCTGTCGGGCACCGGTCCCAAGGCCGGCGGCCCGCTCTACCTGCACCGGCTGCTGTCGGTCTGTCCGCAGGACGCGGTGGCGCGCAGCGTGCGCGCGGCCGACGTCAATGCCGGCGCCGGCGGCGCCCAGACCGTGGGGCCGGACGACGAAGCCGTGCGCGCCACCGAGGCCTTCCGCGAGTGGGCGCGCCGCGAGCAGCCCGAGGTGGCCGGCGCGTGCGAGCGCTTCGCCGAGGCCTCGGCCTCGGGCCTGGCGGTGACGCTGGCGGGCCCCACTGGCGAGCGCAACACCTACACGCTGCTGGCGCGCGAGCGGGTGCTCTGCCTGGCCGCGCAAGAGGCCGACCTGGCCCTGCAGCTGGGCGCCGTGCTGACGGTGGGCGCCGAGGCGGTATGGCCGGAAAACCCTGTCGCCCGGGGGCTGTTTGCGCGCCTGCCTAAGGGCGTACAATCGCGCGTCCGCATGGTGGCCGACTGGACCGCGGCGGACACGGCAATCGATGCGGTGCTGCACCACGGCGATTCGGACCAGCTGCGCACGGTGTGCGAGCAGGTCGCGGCGCGTCCTGGCCCGATCATCGGCGTGCAGGGCCTGGCGCAGGGTGAACGGAACATTGCGCTCGACCGCCTGCTGATCGAGCGCTCGCTCTCGGTCAACACCGCGGCCGCGGGCGGCAATGCCAGTTTGATGACGATCGGCTGA